Genomic segment of Panicum virgatum strain AP13 chromosome 9N, P.virgatum_v5, whole genome shotgun sequence:
GATCCATCAGCCTCTCCCGGGAGATGGGGGACTCCATATTGAACTCAATGAGGCATTCTCTTCAGTCAGCAGATCAATTGCTTGGGGATGTCGATAGCTCTATTCTGGCTCAGCTCATCGAAAGTGGCAGAGTTTCAGCACCTGAAGGTGATGTTGATGAGGATACAGCTAATACCTCGGAGCATCATAAGGTTGGACCTCTTCCAGATGATGTGGAGGTGCAAAACAATGGCAAAAGTGTGGCAGCACCTATATCTTTAGTAGAAACAAAAGTTGCTACTTCTAACATTCCGGCAGATTCATGTACCAAGGTAAAGATAATAGTTGGGTCGAGCAGTTGCTTATCATTCACAAACAAATGTCTGCTCTGTTGATGCAATGTTTAAAGGTTGTATTTCTTTTGCTAGAGGAGCTGACATGAAAGTGCCTTGGTTTTCCTGTAGGTTGAACCGTATAAGCTTTCTCTGAGGCTCGACTATGCTGCTTACATGATCCATTTAGCTGTCTTTGGATTTTTGGGGGTAATTTCCTAAGATCTTTCATGAAGTTTCATGCTATTACTTGTGGAGGACCTGGACCAATGATGTTCAGTGAAATTTACTTTGAGATTTGTTATCTCGACCTGTTCCAACTTAGTTGTCTGCCAGCACCAAGTGTTGATGTGTGGTTGCTTAGATTGAAGGGTCTGGCAAGAGTTCTATTACAGCATGACTATCCATAATGCATTATTCTCAATTCCCCTGGAGTAATTATGCTTTTGATAACTGATCAGGTATTCACAAGGTATGGACTCCAAAAGCTGTTTGGCCCAGACTGCTTGGCACTCACCTCAGACCAAAGCCCGCTATATCCTGATCTTCCATCTAATATGGTATGTGCTATCCTTGTAGTGCTCAAGTCGCAACACTATATCGAGTCAAGGAATTCTTGTAGAGAAAGAGAAAGCACAGGAGATTTGATCTGTATATACTAACTCTTGTTGATTGCTAAATTGGACGGGCCAGCTTGGATCTTTCCTGATGGGCTGGTTTGGGATCATCTTCAAGGCTGATATAAGGAATATATCTGATCATCTTATCATTGGAATCACTACTGGCTACATGGGAAGCCTTACCACTTTCAGTGGGTGGAACCAAAAAATGGTTGGCTTGTCTTCCAAAGGCCACTGGGTATATGCTATAGCAGGCATAGTACTAGGTATCTCATCATCTTTTTTATGATAAAGTGCAAAATGTCATAAACTAGATGTTATCTAACAAAAAACCAGAAGAAACATCATCCTTCTGATGGTTAACAATACTGATTCAGGAATGTTCATTGTCAATGAGTCCATCACGGTTGGTGTGGAGACGGGCGAGCGCCTACGAAGTTTGATCCTGAAATACATCAAGGGGAGGTGTTCAATAAGTCACACATATGACTGGGAGCACTGGAGGGTAGATACCAGGACTAAGCAGTCTGTGCTTCTGTCAGTGATGATGATTGTGATGTCCTTCTTATGGGTTTTGAGCATTGTATTGGCTGTAGTAAAGCTGCGTAGTCTTGCTGATGGTGCTGTACTCTGGATGGGCTGCTCGGTAGCGCCTCCAGGTGTTTGGCTACGCTGGTACCTGGCAAGGCTGAATGGTCAGGGAATTGGCAAGCACCAATCCTTCAAATGGCTGCCCATTGGGACCCTTGCAGCCAATGTTCTTGCTGCAGGCATCATGGCAGCGCTTGCTGTAACATCCAAAGCGGTATGGCCAAACAATTTTGCCGCTGAAGTTTACACCATGGTAAAAAGCGTGCACATCTGATCCGTTTGATTTTTCTTGCAGGTACATACAAATCGATCGACAACTATTCTTAGTGGCATACAGCTTGGCTTCCTTGGTTGCTTGAGCACAGTGTCTACTTTTGCTGCTGAAGTTTACACCATGAGAAGAAGTGGGCAGATTACAAGGGCCTTTGTTTATGCTGCATCCACCTTCCTGCTCTCTTTTGTGCTGGGAACTCTGATATACTCTGTGCCAGTTTGGGAAAAGCATTACGGATGACTTTGGCAACTTCAGGATCCAACATATTAGCAGCTGGCTCAAATACGTAATGAAACTTTTCAGAACATATAAGTTTGTGTGTCAATGTACTTAGAAAGAATCTCAAAACCTAAACGGAAGTACAAGGCACGGAGCCAAGAGCTCGAAGGCTCATGGCTACGGGAGAGAAACTGGATCAAATATGCAATTTTGCTGCACAAATGTGTGCACAATAGACTCAAAACGACAATACATACCTGGCTAGGAAAAAGACTCCAGCTTTACCTGTAGAACTCATGTAGAGTGGCCTGGTACAATTTTTGACTTCGTGAATGTGAATCGAGCATATGCATGTTCAAAATGTCATCTGGTATTTGTGAACCAAATTGTATCCCTAACGTGTGGTATCTGGTACAATGTTTGATGCATCCATTAGTGTGGGATTAACTTCAATTGTATTCTCATGCTGTCTCATGTAAATGCatttgtaaggatcgatggacaagagagggggtgaattgggcttttttcaaatttctaaaacaaattaaagcaaccttaacctatgcaatactagtaaga
This window contains:
- the LOC120688127 gene encoding fluoride export protein 1-like translates to MESSSARNNGSVENNLGYTRSASMDSAGPPLAARSGSMLSRRSSRQASRGSISLSREMGDSILNSMRHSLQSADQLLGDVDSSILAQLIESGRVSAPEGDVDEDTANTSEHHKVGPLPDDVEVQNNGKSVAAPISLVETKVATSNIPADSCTKVEPYKLSLRLDYAAYMIHLAVFGFLGVFTRYGLQKLFGPDCLALTSDQSPLYPDLPSNMLGSFLMGWFGIIFKADIRNISDHLIIGITTGYMGSLTTFSGWNQKMVGLSSKGHWVYAIAGIVLGMFIVNESITVGVETGERLRSLILKYIKGRCSISHTYDWEHWRVDTRTKQSVLLSVMMIVMSFLWVLSIVLAVVKLRSLADGAVLWMGCSVAPPGVWLRWYLARLNGQGIGKHQSFKWLPIGTLAANVLAAGIMAALAVTSKAVHTNRSTTILSGIQLGFLGCLSTVSTFAAEVYTMRRSGQITRAFVYAASTFLLSFVLGTLIYSVPVWEKHYG